From a region of the Marinomonas mediterranea MMB-1 genome:
- a CDS encoding bifunctional acetate--CoA ligase family protein/GNAT family N-acetyltransferase, with protein sequence MTQHALHTLFSPHSVIALTGKNPNDPLMLALLSHLCAPSTDKRKSFNKITLVGCLPNGDNLTSYPHSESLSALSSQGSNTSDTLAILCSQLDKSLENTIKECSEAGINALLMLTWVPDSPAHIQRLLRRYNMRLLGPNSFGVCTPSRGFNAWLGLTSPISGRLALLSQSGTIASAVVDWATWQGIGFSHVVATGTPIDVMPHQVMDYLSNDFQTQSILMYIQNVGNPTRFLSSLRSTSRSKPVAVVTEHSLGADDRVLDAALSRTGAVRGHRLNDLVAAASVMTNARRVQEGSLIIIGNGAGPGELAAQKAQELNVDLLTPSLELQTRLESVMDNRGSIGSVTTVWASCPTDLFIDLAETALSDHHCGAVLLMLSPTALIDLQSLQEQVVQLHKKQRKLVMVCLMGGGHIVDLRTRINEASIPTFRTPETAIEGYQFLELFQRNQKLAKQSPDSHAFRFQVDVNQARQHIQERLTQGMTDLSHRDLEHLFTLFHIAISPSPQHSLLSTPISLRVFQDATFGPVIALSFGGSHHSSKYVEAVGLPPLNTILAKDLIARALPNTECFELEALLRNLSSMVCELPELLELHLMEVAIHEDGSISTNASASITPRPDLRRYEHLAIQPYPRQWLSEAKLNSTTTTTIRPVLPRDAWMMAEFVKNLSHESRYFRFIANISELTPKMLANMTHIDYDREMALLAVIEQNNESKLIGAARYIDNFDDKSCEFAVVIGDDYQGLGLASYLMRKLFIIANDKGLRIMKGIVLSENVHMIEFCKRLGFSIQRDPDDYSQVIATVKLTDELIENSTNKLKKLD encoded by the coding sequence ATGACTCAACATGCGCTACACACACTTTTCTCACCACACTCTGTTATTGCTCTGACGGGAAAGAACCCCAATGATCCGCTAATGCTCGCCTTGCTGTCACACCTTTGTGCGCCGTCAACTGACAAACGAAAATCCTTTAACAAGATTACCCTTGTCGGCTGTCTCCCCAATGGGGATAACCTAACAAGTTATCCCCATTCAGAATCGCTGAGTGCTTTAAGCTCACAAGGCTCTAACACTTCGGACACACTTGCCATCCTGTGCAGCCAACTAGATAAATCGTTAGAAAACACCATAAAGGAATGCAGTGAGGCGGGTATTAACGCACTACTTATGCTCACTTGGGTCCCTGATTCTCCTGCTCATATTCAACGCTTGTTACGACGTTATAACATGCGCCTTCTGGGCCCCAATAGCTTCGGGGTTTGCACGCCTTCGAGAGGCTTTAACGCGTGGCTTGGGCTGACCAGCCCCATCTCTGGAAGGCTCGCACTTCTATCACAATCAGGCACGATAGCCAGCGCTGTGGTGGACTGGGCAACGTGGCAAGGAATTGGCTTTTCACATGTGGTGGCAACGGGGACACCTATTGACGTTATGCCGCATCAAGTCATGGACTACCTTTCCAACGATTTTCAAACGCAATCCATCCTTATGTACATTCAAAATGTCGGGAACCCGACTCGGTTTCTCAGTAGTTTGCGTTCCACCAGCCGCTCAAAGCCCGTCGCTGTTGTAACAGAGCATTCACTCGGTGCAGACGATCGAGTGTTGGATGCCGCACTGAGTCGAACCGGTGCCGTTCGAGGACACCGCCTAAATGACTTAGTCGCCGCTGCGTCGGTTATGACCAACGCCCGCCGCGTTCAAGAAGGCTCTTTGATCATCATAGGTAATGGTGCGGGTCCAGGAGAGCTGGCCGCCCAAAAAGCACAAGAACTGAATGTCGATTTGCTGACGCCCTCTCTTGAGCTACAAACTCGCCTTGAAAGCGTAATGGACAACCGAGGCAGTATTGGCTCTGTCACAACTGTTTGGGCAAGCTGCCCAACGGATCTGTTTATTGACCTTGCAGAGACGGCGTTGTCCGATCATCACTGCGGTGCCGTGTTACTCATGCTCAGTCCAACCGCTTTAATTGACTTACAGTCATTGCAAGAGCAGGTCGTTCAGTTACACAAAAAACAGCGCAAGCTCGTTATGGTCTGTCTTATGGGAGGCGGGCACATCGTTGATCTAAGAACCCGTATTAATGAAGCAAGCATTCCAACCTTTAGAACACCAGAAACCGCAATTGAAGGTTATCAATTTCTTGAGCTCTTTCAACGTAACCAGAAGCTCGCGAAGCAATCTCCAGACAGCCACGCCTTTCGCTTCCAAGTGGATGTCAATCAAGCGCGTCAGCATATTCAAGAAAGGCTTACTCAGGGCATGACCGATTTAAGCCATCGTGACCTAGAGCACTTATTCACGTTGTTCCATATCGCGATATCACCCTCACCTCAGCACAGCCTTCTCAGCACTCCGATTAGCTTACGCGTGTTTCAAGACGCCACTTTTGGTCCTGTTATTGCTCTATCGTTTGGCGGTAGCCATCACTCTTCCAAATACGTTGAAGCCGTCGGTTTACCGCCTTTGAACACCATACTGGCGAAAGACCTCATTGCCAGAGCACTTCCCAATACCGAATGCTTTGAACTGGAAGCCTTACTACGTAACCTCTCCAGCATGGTATGTGAATTACCCGAACTTTTAGAGCTGCATTTGATGGAGGTTGCAATTCACGAAGACGGTAGTATCAGTACTAACGCCAGCGCTTCCATCACACCACGGCCCGACTTACGTCGCTATGAGCATCTAGCTATTCAGCCTTACCCTCGACAATGGCTGTCAGAGGCCAAACTCAATTCAACCACGACCACCACGATTCGTCCTGTGTTACCCAGAGACGCATGGATGATGGCCGAATTTGTTAAGAACTTGTCACACGAAAGTCGCTATTTCCGATTTATTGCCAACATATCCGAACTCACACCTAAAATGTTAGCCAACATGACTCACATTGATTACGACCGAGAAATGGCGTTACTCGCAGTAATAGAGCAAAACAACGAAAGTAAGCTGATTGGCGCCGCACGTTACATTGATAACTTTGACGACAAGAGTTGCGAATTTGCCGTTGTCATCGGCGATGATTATCAAGGGCTAGGCCTCGCTTCTTACCTAATGAGAAAACTCTTTATCATTGCTAACGATAAAGGCTTACGCATTATGAAAGGTATCGTACTCTCCGAAAACGTTCACATGATCGAGTTTTGTAAACGCTTAGGCTTTAGCATACAACGTGACCCTGATGATTACAGTCAGGTGATTGCTACTGTAAAACTAACCGATGAGCTGATTGAAAACTCAACAAACAAACTCAAAAAATTGGATTGA
- a CDS encoding NIPSNAP family protein, with protein sequence MVTCYVKYVVDPYKLDEFETYAKLWIPLVNKFGGHHSGYFLPSEGASNIALALFSFPSLAEYERYRTDSMQDAQCIAAFEYAEKTKCIISYERSFFRPVFE encoded by the coding sequence ATGGTTACTTGTTATGTAAAGTATGTCGTTGATCCATATAAACTGGACGAGTTTGAAACCTATGCAAAACTGTGGATACCGCTTGTGAATAAATTTGGCGGACATCATAGCGGCTATTTTCTACCTTCTGAAGGCGCAAGCAACATTGCTTTGGCGCTGTTTAGCTTCCCAAGCCTCGCGGAGTACGAGCGATACCGTACAGACTCAATGCAAGATGCGCAGTGCATTGCCGCATTTGAATACGCTGAAAAGACAAAATGTATTATCAGCTATGAGCGCAGCTTCTTCAGGCCAGTTTTTGAGTAA
- a CDS encoding DUF6500 family protein, translating to MRASLREKVIQVCEKKIAQKGETVGVSFYAFFANKNDDPALLMEAATWWIQTHKLDHFEKAKKILTLVGEREQL from the coding sequence ATGCGAGCGTCATTAAGGGAAAAAGTGATACAAGTATGCGAGAAGAAAATCGCACAAAAAGGAGAGACGGTAGGTGTGTCATTCTACGCATTCTTTGCGAATAAGAATGACGATCCCGCTTTATTAATGGAAGCGGCGACATGGTGGATTCAGACTCATAAGTTGGACCACTTCGAAAAGGCGAAAAAAATTCTAACGCTTGTGGGCGAAAGGGAGCAACTGTAG
- the hutF gene encoding formimidoylglutamate deiminase, translating to MTQFFAKRAYVSLSNTNDVYQWKNDVAFTVEQGKITAIEVDVEKNDSMKVLEGPVLPTASNLHSHAFQRLMAGMAEVALNPEDSFWSWRDVMYKTVSTLLPEEVEVIASKLYIELLKGGFTQVGEFHYVHNVPEGGAYPESTCLGEAILRAGDRTKMGVTLLPALYQYAGFGELPPNDGQVRFVQSTDAYIDQYRAYQHLIKDSDRHRLGICFHSLRATNFNAMKQVLGTLDGGQPIHIHIAEQTKEVEDCLDYSGRRPVEWLLSEFDVNAQWCLIHATHLNETEVEGIANSGASVGICTTTEANLGDGFFPATEYEAAGGVWGVGSDSHVSTSLQEELRWLEYGQRLQHQKRNRLYGESQPYIGDHLFAMSKRGGDQACGVQTGLSIGARADFMVWSTAEPFVSASQSKDLLNRWLFGLSSNVIKDVYVAGECVIDNYQHELDGRINDAFNEIVARRFR from the coding sequence ATGACACAGTTTTTTGCAAAAAGAGCGTATGTTTCACTATCTAATACCAATGATGTTTATCAATGGAAAAATGACGTTGCCTTTACGGTGGAGCAGGGGAAGATAACCGCTATTGAGGTCGACGTAGAAAAAAACGATTCTATGAAGGTTTTAGAGGGGCCGGTTTTGCCGACCGCCTCTAATTTACATTCCCATGCCTTCCAACGTCTGATGGCCGGAATGGCTGAAGTCGCGCTGAATCCAGAGGACAGTTTTTGGAGTTGGCGCGATGTTATGTATAAAACCGTCTCGACCTTATTGCCAGAAGAGGTGGAAGTCATCGCCAGTAAGCTCTATATCGAATTGCTAAAAGGCGGCTTTACGCAAGTGGGTGAGTTTCATTATGTTCATAATGTCCCTGAAGGCGGCGCTTACCCAGAAAGCACTTGCTTAGGCGAAGCCATTCTTAGAGCGGGAGACCGTACTAAGATGGGAGTGACCTTGTTGCCAGCGCTATATCAATATGCAGGTTTTGGTGAGCTGCCTCCTAATGACGGTCAAGTGCGCTTTGTTCAATCGACTGACGCTTATATTGATCAATACCGAGCTTACCAGCATTTAATAAAGGATTCGGATAGGCATCGCTTAGGCATTTGCTTTCATTCTTTGCGAGCGACCAACTTTAATGCGATGAAGCAAGTGCTTGGTACATTAGATGGCGGCCAGCCTATCCATATTCACATAGCCGAGCAAACTAAAGAGGTTGAAGACTGTTTAGACTATTCGGGTCGTCGTCCGGTTGAGTGGTTGTTATCTGAATTTGACGTAAATGCTCAGTGGTGTTTGATCCATGCGACCCACCTTAATGAAACAGAAGTAGAGGGCATAGCGAACAGTGGCGCTTCTGTTGGGATCTGTACGACGACAGAGGCAAACCTTGGGGACGGCTTTTTTCCTGCAACCGAATACGAAGCGGCTGGTGGCGTATGGGGAGTCGGGTCTGACAGCCATGTGAGTACGTCTTTGCAAGAAGAATTGCGATGGCTGGAGTACGGACAACGCTTACAGCATCAAAAACGCAATCGCTTGTATGGCGAATCTCAGCCTTATATCGGCGATCATTTGTTTGCTATGTCGAAGCGAGGTGGCGATCAAGCGTGTGGAGTGCAGACTGGCCTTTCGATAGGGGCCAGAGCGGACTTCATGGTGTGGTCGACAGCGGAGCCATTTGTAAGTGCAAGTCAGTCTAAGGACTTGTTGAATCGTTGGCTGTTTGGGCTTAGCTCAAATGTTATTAAAGATGTCTATGTTGCTGGAGAGTGTGTCATCGATAATTACCAGCATGAGCTTGATGGCCGTATAAATGACGCATTCAACGAGATTGTTGCTAGGCGCTTTAGGTAA
- the hutC gene encoding histidine utilization repressor, protein MSKTINPLLHDLFAHIPDTPQPIYARLKQAIAHKIASGEWQANQRVPSEAEMVTAIGVSRMTVNRALRELTAEGILTRQQGLGTFVAPQKAHSALFEVHNISEEVASRGGVYRAEKILLERRKATMEEAVNLGMRANQEIFCSVILHFENDLPIQLEERVVNAHLAPEYGNQDYTKQTPYVYLMKAAPMTEGEHLVEAVLPTQEECELLNVDATEPCLQIKRRTWSSDQIVTTARLLHPGSRFQLFGHFSN, encoded by the coding sequence GTGTCTAAAACCATCAACCCGTTACTACATGATCTATTTGCACATATTCCAGATACGCCCCAACCCATCTATGCACGACTAAAACAAGCCATTGCACATAAGATCGCATCAGGTGAGTGGCAGGCAAACCAAAGAGTGCCTTCTGAAGCCGAAATGGTGACCGCTATTGGCGTCAGTCGTATGACCGTCAACCGCGCTCTTAGAGAGTTAACCGCTGAAGGCATCCTAACTCGCCAGCAAGGACTAGGAACCTTTGTCGCTCCTCAAAAAGCACACTCAGCACTGTTTGAAGTACATAACATTTCAGAAGAAGTAGCTTCGAGAGGTGGCGTCTATCGTGCAGAAAAAATTCTTCTTGAACGTCGCAAGGCCACTATGGAAGAAGCCGTAAACCTAGGTATGCGAGCGAACCAAGAGATATTTTGTTCCGTTATCCTACACTTTGAAAACGACCTTCCCATTCAGCTGGAAGAGCGTGTAGTGAATGCTCACTTAGCGCCAGAATACGGAAACCAGGACTATACGAAACAAACACCCTATGTTTACCTTATGAAGGCGGCACCTATGACAGAGGGAGAACATCTTGTTGAAGCCGTGCTACCGACTCAAGAAGAGTGCGAGTTGCTAAACGTCGATGCCACCGAACCCTGCTTACAAATTAAGCGTCGAACGTGGTCATCAGATCAAATCGTTACCACCGCGCGCTTACTGCACCCTGGCAGCCGCTTCCAGCTATTCGGACATTTCTCAAACTAA
- the hutU gene encoding urocanate hydratase — protein MTQNRYRKGEVRAPRGTELNTKSWLTEAPLRMLMNNLDPDVAENPEELVVYGGIGRAARDWECYDKIVETLKELETDETLLVQSGKPVGVFKTHENAPRVLIANSNLVPHWANWEHFNELDAKGLAMYGQMTAGSWIYIGSQGIVQGTYETFVEAGRQHYDGSLTGRWILTAGLGGMGGAQPLAATLAGACSLNIECQQSRIDFRLRTGYVDEQATSIDDALERIKRYTSEGKAISIALCGNAADILPELVKRGVRPDMVTDQTSAHDPLNGYLPHGMSWEEYRENAQNNPALTVTAAKKTMATHVEAMLAFQKMGVPTFDYGNNIRQMAMEEGVENAFDFPGFVPAYIRPLFCRGIGPFRWAALSGNPEDIYKTDAKVKELIPDDAHLHNWLDMARERIQFQGLPARICWVGLGLRAKLGLAFNEMVRSGELSAPVVIGRDHLDSGSVSSPNRETEGMKDGSDAVSDWPLLNALLNTASGATWVSLHHGGGVGMGFSQHSGVVIVCDGTDEAAERIARVLNNDPATGVMRHADAGYDIAIDCAKEKGLHLPMLTK, from the coding sequence ATGACTCAAAATCGTTATCGTAAAGGCGAGGTTCGAGCACCTCGTGGCACAGAACTCAACACAAAAAGCTGGTTAACTGAAGCGCCACTGCGCATGCTGATGAACAACCTTGATCCAGATGTTGCGGAGAACCCAGAAGAATTAGTGGTTTATGGTGGGATCGGTCGCGCAGCGCGTGATTGGGAATGCTATGACAAAATCGTCGAAACACTAAAAGAGTTAGAAACAGATGAAACTCTTTTGGTCCAATCAGGTAAACCTGTCGGCGTATTCAAAACTCATGAGAACGCACCTCGAGTGCTCATCGCCAACTCAAACCTTGTACCACATTGGGCTAACTGGGAGCACTTTAATGAGTTAGATGCAAAAGGCTTAGCGATGTACGGCCAAATGACCGCCGGTTCTTGGATCTACATCGGCAGTCAAGGCATTGTTCAAGGTACCTATGAAACGTTTGTTGAAGCAGGTCGCCAACACTACGATGGCAGCTTAACGGGACGTTGGATTTTAACGGCAGGCCTTGGTGGTATGGGCGGCGCGCAGCCGTTAGCAGCAACATTAGCAGGCGCATGTTCCCTAAACATCGAATGTCAGCAAAGCCGTATCGATTTTCGTCTACGCACTGGCTATGTAGACGAGCAAGCAACCAGTATTGATGATGCACTCGAGCGTATTAAGCGTTATACAAGCGAAGGAAAAGCCATTTCTATTGCGTTATGTGGCAACGCGGCTGACATTCTTCCTGAATTGGTTAAACGTGGCGTTCGTCCCGATATGGTCACTGACCAAACCTCTGCTCACGACCCACTAAATGGCTACCTTCCACATGGAATGAGCTGGGAAGAATACAGAGAAAACGCTCAAAACAACCCTGCTCTAACAGTGACAGCAGCGAAAAAAACCATGGCAACCCACGTAGAAGCCATGTTGGCATTCCAGAAAATGGGCGTCCCAACCTTCGATTACGGCAATAATATTCGCCAAATGGCCATGGAAGAAGGGGTCGAAAATGCCTTTGACTTCCCTGGTTTCGTACCAGCTTATATTCGTCCGCTGTTCTGCCGTGGCATTGGTCCTTTCCGCTGGGCTGCGCTCTCTGGTAACCCAGAAGACATTTACAAAACAGATGCCAAAGTAAAAGAGTTGATTCCTGATGATGCTCATCTACATAACTGGTTAGACATGGCTCGTGAGCGTATTCAATTCCAAGGGCTGCCTGCTCGTATTTGTTGGGTTGGCCTTGGACTGCGTGCGAAACTTGGTCTAGCGTTTAATGAGATGGTACGCAGCGGCGAACTGTCTGCTCCAGTTGTGATTGGACGCGACCATTTGGATTCAGGTTCGGTGTCTAGTCCAAACCGCGAAACAGAAGGCATGAAAGACGGCTCTGATGCGGTCTCAGACTGGCCTCTTCTCAATGCTTTGTTAAACACAGCATCAGGCGCGACATGGGTATCGCTTCACCACGGCGGCGGCGTCGGTATGGGGTTCTCACAACACTCTGGTGTCGTTATTGTATGTGACGGCACCGATGAAGCAGCAGAGCGCATTGCGCGCGTTCTTAATAACGATCCAGCGACCGGCGTTATGCGTCACGCTGACGCAGGCTATGACATCGCGATCGATTGCGCGAAAGAGAAAGGCCTACACTTACCCATGTTGACTAAATAA
- the hutH gene encoding histidine ammonia-lyase: MFEFTLKPGQLTLSDLRQISRNDVKITLDESAFSGIEASTKVVDDIIREDRTVYGINTGFGLLANTRIAEEDLEELQRSIVLSHAAGTGKLMDDATVKMVMALKVNSLARGFSGIRLYVIQALITLINKEVYPCIPQKGSVGASGDLAPLAHMSAVLLGEGQARYKGEIISGQAALAVAGLEPITLAPKEGLALLNGTQASTAFALEGLFEAEDLFATAITCGALSVEAALGSRRPFDDRIHQVRGHQTQIDVAAAYRHLLGESSDIGNSHVGCEKVQDPYSLRCQPQVMGACLEQIRNAAKVLRVEANSVSDNPLVFADDGDIISGGNFHAEPVAMVADNLAIAIAEIGSLSERRMALLIDSNLSKLPPFLVDNGGVNSGFMIAQVTSAALASENKTFAHPASVDSLPTSANQEDHVSMATFAARRLKDMSENTRGILAVELLASAQGLDFRAPLKTSETLEQAKATLRTRVPFYDKDRYFAADIEKATNLIQEAAHNDTMPTGLLPSL; encoded by the coding sequence ATGTTTGAATTCACTTTAAAACCCGGCCAATTGACTCTTTCCGATCTGCGTCAAATTAGTCGTAACGATGTAAAAATTACGTTGGATGAAAGCGCCTTTTCAGGCATCGAAGCCAGTACAAAAGTCGTAGACGATATCATCCGCGAAGACCGCACCGTTTACGGTATCAATACAGGATTTGGCTTGTTGGCGAACACTCGAATCGCTGAAGAAGACCTTGAAGAACTGCAACGCAGCATTGTCCTTTCTCACGCCGCTGGCACTGGAAAGTTAATGGACGATGCGACCGTAAAAATGGTCATGGCTCTGAAAGTAAACAGCCTTGCCCGTGGCTTTTCAGGTATTCGTCTGTACGTTATTCAAGCACTTATTACCTTGATCAACAAAGAAGTCTACCCTTGCATCCCTCAAAAAGGGTCAGTAGGTGCATCCGGTGACCTTGCGCCTCTTGCTCACATGAGTGCGGTATTACTTGGCGAGGGACAAGCCCGCTATAAAGGCGAAATTATTTCGGGCCAAGCGGCACTTGCAGTTGCAGGCTTAGAGCCAATAACGCTTGCGCCAAAAGAAGGACTTGCATTACTAAATGGTACGCAAGCTTCAACTGCGTTCGCTCTAGAAGGCTTATTTGAAGCAGAAGATCTATTTGCTACGGCCATTACCTGTGGTGCGCTGTCTGTCGAAGCTGCGTTAGGTAGCCGACGACCATTTGATGATCGTATTCATCAGGTTCGTGGTCATCAAACACAAATTGACGTTGCCGCCGCGTATCGACATCTTTTAGGGGAAAGCAGCGACATCGGAAACTCCCATGTTGGTTGTGAAAAAGTACAAGATCCGTACTCGCTTCGTTGTCAGCCACAAGTCATGGGGGCATGTCTTGAGCAAATTCGCAATGCTGCAAAAGTACTGCGTGTTGAAGCAAACTCTGTATCCGACAACCCATTGGTCTTTGCAGATGATGGAGACATTATCTCTGGTGGTAACTTCCACGCCGAGCCAGTCGCGATGGTCGCTGACAATCTGGCCATTGCCATTGCTGAAATTGGCAGTCTATCGGAACGTCGTATGGCTTTGCTTATCGACAGCAACTTAAGCAAACTTCCGCCATTTTTGGTGGACAACGGCGGTGTGAACTCTGGTTTCATGATTGCTCAAGTTACATCAGCGGCTTTGGCGAGTGAAAACAAAACCTTCGCGCACCCTGCGTCTGTCGATAGCTTACCAACGTCTGCAAATCAGGAAGACCATGTCTCTATGGCGACCTTCGCAGCGCGTCGCTTGAAAGACATGTCGGAAAATACACGCGGCATATTGGCAGTAGAACTCTTGGCTTCAGCGCAAGGTTTAGACTTCCGCGCGCCACTGAAAACCTCTGAGACGCTTGAGCAAGCAAAAGCAACATTGCGAACTCGTGTTCCTTTTTACGACAAAGACCGTTACTTCGCGGCCGATATCGAAAAAGCAACTAACTTGATCCAAGAAGCCGCTCATAACGACACAATGCCGACAGGATTACTGCCTAGTCTTTAA
- the hutI gene encoding imidazolonepropionase — translation MPTNSLQPRHCDSLWYGMNIATMENGQYSVIEDAAMAVLDGKIDWVGKRSDLPNYQADQEMDLEGGWITPGLVDCHTHIVFGGNRANEFEMRLNGANYEDIAKAGGGIVSSVRDTRNATLSELTESAQRRLESLMADGVTSVEIKSGYGLNTASEVAMLQAARSLEGSNAVDIKTTCLAAHALPPEFKDNADGYIDYLCDEVLPEIAELGLADAVDAFCEGIGFSPAQVTRYFECAASLGLPVKLHAEQLSSLGGSSLAAKYKALSADHLEYATEEDIVAMSASGTVAVILPGAFYVLKETQKPPINWFRKHNVPMAIATDANPGTSPALSLRLMMNMACTLFAMTPEEALAGVTIHAAKALDIDHQVGSIEIGKQANFVHWQIDSPAELSYWLGGNLVKHRVYNGIIS, via the coding sequence ATGCCAACGAACTCTCTCCAACCGCGCCATTGCGACAGCCTTTGGTATGGGATGAACATCGCTACTATGGAAAACGGTCAATACTCTGTTATCGAAGACGCAGCGATGGCGGTATTGGATGGCAAGATTGATTGGGTTGGCAAGCGCTCTGATTTACCAAACTATCAAGCCGATCAAGAAATGGATCTAGAAGGCGGATGGATTACGCCCGGTCTTGTGGATTGCCATACCCACATCGTTTTTGGTGGTAACAGAGCGAACGAGTTTGAAATGCGCCTAAACGGCGCGAACTATGAAGACATAGCCAAAGCAGGCGGCGGTATCGTTTCTTCTGTCAGAGACACACGAAACGCAACCTTGTCAGAACTAACAGAATCAGCGCAACGTCGCCTTGAAAGTTTAATGGCGGATGGCGTCACCAGCGTAGAGATCAAATCTGGTTATGGTCTCAATACAGCGAGTGAAGTCGCGATGCTTCAAGCAGCAAGATCCCTTGAAGGCTCAAATGCTGTGGACATAAAAACCACCTGTCTCGCAGCACATGCACTTCCTCCTGAATTTAAAGACAATGCAGACGGATACATCGACTATCTATGCGACGAGGTATTACCAGAAATTGCAGAACTCGGTTTGGCCGACGCAGTAGATGCATTTTGCGAGGGCATTGGCTTTTCCCCCGCTCAAGTGACTCGCTATTTTGAGTGTGCAGCGTCATTGGGATTACCTGTTAAATTACACGCGGAGCAACTCTCGTCACTCGGAGGCTCAAGCCTCGCAGCAAAATACAAAGCACTCTCTGCAGACCATCTTGAATACGCGACAGAAGAAGACATCGTGGCAATGAGCGCCTCTGGAACGGTCGCGGTGATCCTACCTGGCGCATTCTATGTGTTGAAAGAAACTCAAAAGCCGCCGATTAATTGGTTCCGTAAACACAATGTACCGATGGCCATCGCAACTGACGCAAACCCCGGTACCTCGCCTGCATTGTCTCTGCGCCTTATGATGAACATGGCATGCACGTTATTCGCCATGACGCCTGAAGAAGCTCTGGCAGGCGTGACGATCCATGCGGCAAAAGCTCTCGATATAGACCACCAAGTCGGATCTATTGAAATTGGAAAACAGGCGAACTTCGTTCATTGGCAAATAGATTCACCTGCAGAGTTAAGTTATTGGTTGGGTGGAAACCTTGTTAAGCATCGAGTTTATAACGGCATTATCAGCTAA
- the hutG gene encoding N-formylglutamate deformylase: MTPNNDQTMTSHNDQTIQKDQQLPLSVPAFEFRQSDTPILVSMPHSGLALTSEVEAGLTEQARKLPDTDWYIPELYDFLETLGVGCIKANYSRYVIDLNRPYDDKPLYQTKTTGLFPDILFEDAPVFEPNKALNETQKAAYKEQIWKPYHNTIEQELKRLKEKFGYAILFDAHSIAAEVPMLFDGLLPDFNWGTNEGQSCTDLIANVVTQILRPNYTQVLNGRFKGGYITRQFGQPEKGIHAIQLELSQATYLDEEAKKAGRYQLDDNKLPFIKQQLKELIEGCLAVSLNE, from the coding sequence ATGACACCAAACAACGATCAGACAATGACATCACATAACGATCAAACAATACAAAAAGATCAGCAGTTGCCGCTAAGTGTGCCTGCGTTTGAATTCCGCCAAAGCGACACGCCAATCTTAGTCAGTATGCCTCACTCTGGACTAGCGCTAACATCTGAAGTCGAAGCAGGTTTAACAGAACAAGCACGTAAACTGCCCGACACCGATTGGTATATCCCCGAACTGTACGACTTTTTGGAAACATTAGGAGTCGGTTGCATCAAAGCGAATTATTCACGCTATGTCATCGATTTAAACCGCCCATACGATGACAAACCGCTCTATCAAACCAAAACGACTGGGCTATTCCCTGATATCCTCTTTGAAGACGCGCCCGTTTTTGAACCAAATAAAGCGCTAAATGAGACACAAAAAGCCGCCTACAAAGAACAGATCTGGAAACCATACCACAATACAATTGAGCAAGAACTGAAGCGTCTAAAAGAGAAATTCGGTTACGCTATCCTATTCGATGCTCACAGTATCGCGGCAGAAGTCCCCATGCTATTTGATGGCTTGTTACCAGACTTTAATTGGGGAACAAATGAAGGGCAATCCTGTACTGATTTGATTGCAAATGTCGTCACCCAAATACTGCGACCTAATTACACTCAAGTGCTCAATGGACGCTTTAAAGGGGGTTACATCACCCGACAATTTGGCCAGCCTGAAAAAGGCATCCATGCAATCCAATTAGAGCTTTCTCAAGCAACCTACTTAGATGAAGAAGCGAAAAAAGCTGGCCGCTACCAACTCGATGACAACAAGCTGCCATTTATCAAACAGCAGCTCAAAGAATTGATTGAGGGTTGCTTAGCAGTGAGCCTTAACGAATAA